CGGCGTACGGATATTAAACCCCAAAACCATTATAGAGATAGAAGAAAATGCAACCGCTGAACTTGAAATGGTACAGATCAAGGGGATAGACAGCGCGTTGAGAGAGACAGAAGTGCGCTTGCATAAGAACGCCCGTTTGATCGTTACGGAAAGGCTGCTTACATATCTGAACCAGACTGCAGAATCCAACATCACAGTGAATTTGATCGGCGAAGATGCCTCCGCTCAGATCATATCCAGGTCAGTGGCGCAGAATGGGTCCAAGCAGGTTTTTCATCTGAGTATGCGCGGTTATGCCAGATGCCGTGGTCATATCCAGTGTGATTCCATCATTATGGATCAGGCACAGGTCTCGTCTGTTCCCGAGATATCAGCCTTCCATTCCGATGCTCAATTGATCCATGAGGCAGCTATCGGCAAGATAGAATCTGAGCAATTGACAAAACTGATGTCGCTTGGGATGACGGAGAAAGAGGCAGAGGAAACTATCCTTCATGGTTTCTTAAAATAAACGGTTGAAATATTGCGGGTACGTTTCCGCATGCATGCTATGAATGAGCAGATCACACAACCGTTTCAATTTTCCTTGGCAAGCCTCTCAACAACGAAGACGTCGGCCGGGCAGAATTCGTATTCTCCAAGCATGTCGGGTGATACCCATTTTATGGAGTCATGGACATTAGGAGTAGGGACTCCCTTTTTCAGTGATGCGCTGAAGAACATGAACTCTATTTCCCGTTCCGGATATGAGTATTTTGTCTCTTCAAAGAGGTCCAGGACCTCGATCTCTATCTCAAGTTCTTCCAGGCATTCCCGGACCAGGCATTCTTCCGGGGATTCGCCGGGTTCTAT
This portion of the Synergistaceae bacterium DZ-S4 genome encodes:
- a CDS encoding SufD family Fe-S cluster assembly protein, producing MLDAIDKKLLAEVADLHEMPHGAFNIRKNGQGVERKTTANIDIITKKDKPGIDVIIKPGTKGESVHIPVILSEGMEDMVYNTFEVGEGSDVLLVAGCGIHNPGTQKAQHDGIHEFFVRKDARMKYVEKHYGEGDGSGVRILNPKTIIEIEENATAELEMVQIKGIDSALRETEVRLHKNARLIVTERLLTYLNQTAESNITVNLIGEDASAQIISRSVAQNGSKQVFHLSMRGYARCRGHIQCDSIIMDQAQVSSVPEISAFHSDAQLIHEAAIGKIESEQLTKLMSLGMTEKEAEETILHGFLK
- the mutT gene encoding 8-oxo-dGTP diphosphatase MutT gives rise to the protein MTRVSAAIIKNSDNEILICQRGPGGSCEFLWEFPGGKIEPGESPEECLVRECLEELEIEIEVLDLFEETKYSYPEREIEFMFFSASLKKGVPTPNVHDSIKWVSPDMLGEYEFCPADVFVVERLAKEN